A region from the Vulpes lagopus strain Blue_001 chromosome 5, ASM1834538v1, whole genome shotgun sequence genome encodes:
- the S100A11 gene encoding protein S100-A11 — MAKMSSPTETERCIESLIAVFQKFAGKEGNNCTLSKTEFLTFMNTELAAFTKNQKDPGVLDRMMKKLDLNSDGQLDFQEFLNLIGGMAIACHDSFTRSPHFRK; from the exons gCAAAAATGTCCAGCCCTACGGAGACTGAGCGGTGCATCGAGTCTCTGATTGCTGTTTTCCAGAAGTTTGCTGGAAAGGAGGGTAACAACTGCACACTCTCCAAGACAGAGTTCCTAACCTTCATGAATACAGAACTGGCTGCCTTCACAAAG AACCAGAAGGACCCTGGTGTCCTTGACCGCATGATGAAGAAACTGGACCTCAACTCTGATGGGCAGCTGGATTTCCAAGAATTTCTTAATCTTATTGGTGGCATGGCCATAGCTTGCCATGACTCCTTTACAAGGTCTCCCCATTTCCGGAAGTAA